Proteins encoded together in one Thermodesulfobacteriota bacterium window:
- a CDS encoding 4Fe-4S dicluster domain-containing protein: MFYTLAIYCALAVFGVGLLYKMSGWFRFQIGTGPGETTMSTRVAAVLKGLSGVLFSPRLMILIRVFFRDVLLQLRILEKDRLRWIMHMLIFTGFMFLFFTHALDRIIATPLADRYYLKLNPFLIVPGLMVLAGIALAVYRRFVLKVPRLKTGPMDRYALTLLAVIMLSGIAMELTKLTSYEYYQFFWNIHVPACLLGLAYLPFSKMLHVFTTPASLLANGVMNEHSAAANVMTRQVMELDACTRCCTCSLHCSVAVAGDSLGNDLILPSERMAFLKDYIAGKQLSPRGLAAIQQGVYLCTNCDRCTVVCPAGINLRDLWFRVREEMILRGQAVPLTLTPLSFYRGLRQRELAPDQYAEPPRKAQQALGGDAARLRQPEQTIALAPADGGFGLSAALSGRAATFASCFTCENCSTVCPVAGNYDDPREHLDLLPHQIIRSLVLGLEDLAMGSKMLWYCLTCYQCQEHCPQGVKVTDIFYELKNLAAQKAARTSVPAVSGERAAH; encoded by the coding sequence ATGTTTTACACGCTTGCGATCTATTGCGCCCTGGCGGTCTTCGGGGTCGGCCTGCTCTATAAGATGTCAGGCTGGTTCCGGTTTCAGATCGGAACCGGTCCCGGAGAGACGACGATGTCGACCCGTGTTGCGGCCGTTCTGAAGGGCCTGTCCGGTGTCCTGTTCAGCCCCCGGCTGATGATCCTGATCCGCGTTTTTTTCCGGGACGTGCTGCTTCAGTTGCGGATTCTGGAAAAAGACAGGCTGCGCTGGATCATGCACATGCTGATCTTCACCGGCTTCATGTTCCTGTTCTTCACCCATGCCCTTGACCGGATCATCGCCACTCCCCTGGCCGACCGGTATTATTTGAAGCTCAATCCCTTCCTGATCGTTCCGGGGCTCATGGTCCTGGCGGGAATCGCCCTGGCCGTCTACCGGCGTTTTGTCCTTAAGGTGCCGCGACTGAAAACCGGCCCCATGGATCGTTACGCCCTGACCCTCCTGGCGGTGATCATGCTCTCCGGAATCGCCATGGAACTGACCAAGCTCACTTCCTACGAGTACTACCAGTTCTTCTGGAACATCCATGTCCCGGCCTGCCTCCTGGGCCTGGCCTATCTTCCTTTCAGCAAAATGCTTCACGTGTTCACCACCCCGGCCAGCCTGCTGGCCAACGGCGTCATGAATGAACATTCCGCCGCCGCCAACGTCATGACCCGCCAGGTCATGGAGCTGGATGCCTGCACGCGCTGCTGCACCTGCAGTCTCCACTGCTCGGTGGCGGTCGCCGGCGACAGCCTCGGCAATGATTTGATTCTGCCCTCGGAGAGAATGGCCTTCCTGAAGGATTATATCGCCGGTAAACAGTTGAGCCCGCGAGGGTTGGCGGCCATTCAGCAGGGCGTTTACCTCTGCACCAACTGCGACCGCTGCACGGTGGTCTGCCCGGCAGGCATCAACCTTCGGGATCTGTGGTTCCGGGTCCGGGAAGAGATGATTTTGCGCGGCCAGGCGGTTCCCCTGACGCTGACCCCCCTGTCTTTTTACCGGGGACTTCGTCAGCGGGAGCTGGCGCCGGATCAATATGCCGAGCCGCCGCGGAAAGCGCAGCAGGCTCTGGGCGGTGATGCCGCGCGGCTGCGGCAGCCGGAACAGACAATCGCACTGGCGCCGGCCGACGGAGGATTCGGTCTCTCCGCCGCCCTTTCCGGCCGCGCCGCCACCTTTGCCTCCTGTTTTACCTGCGAAAACTGCTCCACGGTCTGCCCGGTAGCCGGCAACTACGACGATCCCCGGGAGCATCTTGACCTGCTTCCCCACCAGATCATCCGTTCCCTGGTCCTGGGCCTGGAGGATCTGGCCATGGGTTCTAAAATGCTGTGGTATTGCCTGACCTGCTATCAGTGCCAGGAGCACTGCCCGCAGGGCGTTAAGGTAACCGATATCTTCTATGAACTGAAAAACCTCGCCGCGCAAAAGGCGGCCCGTACTTCCGTTCCGGCCGTTTCCGGGGAACGCGCCGCTCATTAA
- a CDS encoding polyprenyl synthetase family protein: MTANRPAGPAAALDQYLRERRDVINKALSAILDDMVPAGRLRVAMAYCLEAGGKRLRPILCLAATEAVGGNPEVALHAGCAIELIHTYSLIHDDLPGVDNAPLRRGRPSCHAAFDEATAIFAGDALHTLAFQVLASAKHVPTGPETRLECIRIIAAATGNTGMIEGQMRDMLATEKPQTPEDLRRLQELKTGALITAAVHVGALLGGADAVTTGRLIAYAGQIGFAFQIADDLLDIEGDPSLMGKSTGEDARQKKATFPGLMGKEDARKLAHTLVEDSLAALASFGENADPLRKIAAFIIERGY, translated from the coding sequence ATGACAGCTAACCGCCCGGCCGGGCCGGCCGCCGCCCTGGACCAGTACCTGAGGGAGCGCCGCGACGTGATCAATAAAGCCCTGTCCGCCATCCTGGACGACATGGTGCCGGCTGGGCGCCTGCGCGTTGCCATGGCATACTGTTTGGAAGCGGGCGGCAAACGCCTGCGGCCCATTCTCTGCCTGGCAGCCACGGAAGCCGTGGGCGGGAACCCGGAAGTCGCCCTTCATGCCGGCTGCGCCATTGAACTGATCCACACCTATTCCCTGATCCATGATGATCTGCCGGGTGTGGACAACGCTCCTCTGCGACGGGGTCGGCCCTCCTGTCACGCGGCGTTTGACGAGGCCACCGCCATTTTCGCCGGAGACGCCCTGCACACCCTGGCCTTTCAGGTCCTGGCCTCGGCGAAACATGTTCCGACCGGACCGGAAACGCGTCTGGAATGCATCCGGATCATTGCCGCCGCCACCGGGAACACCGGCATGATCGAAGGCCAGATGCGGGACATGCTGGCCACGGAAAAGCCCCAGACGCCGGAGGACCTGCGGCGTCTTCAGGAACTGAAGACCGGGGCCCTGATCACCGCCGCCGTCCATGTCGGCGCCCTGCTCGGCGGTGCCGACGCCGTTACGACCGGCCGTCTGATCGCGTATGCCGGACAGATCGGATTCGCGTTTCAGATCGCCGATGATCTGCTGGACATTGAAGGCGATCCGTCCCTGATGGGAAAATCGACGGGGGAAGACGCCAGGCAGAAGAAGGCCACCTTCCCGGGGCTTATGGGAAAGGAGGATGCCAGGAAACTGGCCCACACCTTGGTGGAAGACTCCCTGGCCGCCCTGGCGTCTTTTGGAGAAAACGCCGACCCCCTGCGGAAAATCGCCGCTTTCATCATCGAACGCGGCTACTGA
- a CDS encoding FAD-dependent oxidoreductase: protein MSQKKIGAVMVVGGGIAGMQAALDAADSGYYVYLVERSSSIGGLMAQLDKTFPTNDCAMUVISPKLVEVGRHINIELLTLSEVLNISGEAGNFAVSLRKHPRFVDMDKCIACGLCAEKCPKKVANEYDGALSQRKAIYVKYAQAVPLKYAIDADHCIFLTKGKCGNCKKVCPTGAINYDEKPQDVTLQVGAVILSSGCDPYDPKGHDNFGYEKSKNIVTSLEFERILSSSGPYGGHLVRPSDKKEPRKIAWLQCIGSRDVHIGARGYCSSVCCTYAIKEAMLAKEHCKDPLDAAVFYMDIRAHGKDFERYYNRARDQYGVRFVKSRITNILPTENGNQLIRYFDESGRRMEEEFDIVVLSVGLGVNPTAAALARSMAVDLDGYGFVKTSSFEPVRTSRPGIFVCGSFEAPKDIPSSVIEASASAGTAGCDLVEARWTLSKKKESPTELDTRGEPPRIGVFVCCCGTNIAGVVDVPAVVEYARTLKDVVYAEKNMFSCSQDTQDNMAKIIREQNLNRVVVAACTPKTHESLFQETLTNAGLNKYVFEMANIRNQCSWVNKDNPEAATAKSKDLVRMAVAKASLIEPLTEAELQINPSALVVGGGIAGITAAKTLSAQGYHVYLIEKSNHLGGQARQIQETWQGEDVQKNLNRLIEEIKADDKIDIFASSEIIKADGFVGNYKATVRTPDKTVELEHGVIIIASGAGELKPDQYLYGKDPRVMTSLELDRKMIEKDPALSRKNTVLFVQCVGSRIPERPYCSKVCCTHSIRSALRLKALNPETDVYILYRDMRSYGLREDLYRQAREKGIVFLRYRAEQGPDVRAEGGCLKVRVVDTVLRRPLEITPDLMVLATAVVPPEDNPLAQQYKVTLNNDGFFMEAHAKLRPVDCATDGVFICGLAHAPKPIDESVAQATAAATRAVTLLARKTIRTSGTVAEVVPSICCSCGVCVSICPYSAPSFIDKSARFNPGKATINPALCKGCGLCVASCRSGAIRLKGFDTQQVLAQITALTEE from the coding sequence ATGTCTCAAAAGAAAATCGGGGCAGTAATGGTCGTCGGCGGCGGCATTGCCGGTATGCAGGCGGCACTGGACGCGGCCGATTCCGGCTATTACGTCTATCTGGTTGAACGCTCCTCCTCCATCGGCGGGCTGATGGCTCAACTGGATAAAACCTTCCCCACCAATGATTGCGCCATGTGAGTGATCTCGCCCAAACTGGTCGAGGTCGGCCGGCACATCAATATCGAGTTACTGACATTATCGGAAGTATTGAACATATCCGGCGAGGCGGGAAATTTCGCTGTTTCCCTGCGAAAGCACCCCCGGTTCGTGGATATGGACAAATGCATCGCCTGCGGTCTGTGTGCGGAAAAATGCCCGAAGAAAGTCGCCAACGAATACGACGGCGCCCTGAGTCAGCGCAAGGCCATTTACGTCAAATACGCCCAGGCGGTACCGCTTAAATACGCCATCGATGCCGACCACTGCATCTTTCTGACCAAGGGGAAATGCGGGAACTGCAAAAAGGTCTGCCCCACCGGCGCCATTAATTACGACGAAAAGCCCCAGGACGTCACCCTCCAGGTGGGAGCGGTCATCCTGTCCAGCGGATGCGACCCCTATGATCCGAAAGGCCACGACAACTTCGGATACGAAAAATCCAAAAATATCGTCACCAGCCTGGAATTCGAGCGGATCCTGTCGTCATCCGGTCCCTACGGCGGGCACCTGGTCCGGCCGTCCGACAAAAAAGAGCCCCGGAAAATCGCCTGGCTCCAGTGCATCGGGTCCCGGGACGTCCATATCGGCGCCCGGGGGTACTGTTCATCGGTCTGCTGCACCTATGCCATCAAGGAGGCCATGCTGGCCAAGGAGCACTGCAAGGACCCCCTGGACGCGGCTGTTTTTTACATGGATATCCGCGCCCATGGGAAAGACTTCGAAAGGTATTACAACCGGGCCCGCGACCAGTATGGCGTCCGTTTCGTCAAGTCCAGAATTACCAACATCCTTCCCACCGAGAACGGCAATCAGCTCATCCGGTATTTTGACGAATCCGGCCGGCGGATGGAAGAAGAGTTCGATATCGTGGTGCTGTCCGTGGGCCTGGGGGTAAACCCGACGGCGGCGGCTCTGGCTCGATCCATGGCGGTCGACCTGGACGGTTATGGATTTGTTAAAACCAGCAGTTTCGAACCGGTCCGGACCTCCCGGCCCGGCATCTTCGTGTGCGGTTCCTTTGAAGCGCCCAAGGACATCCCCTCCTCCGTCATCGAGGCCAGCGCGTCGGCCGGCACTGCCGGCTGCGACCTGGTGGAAGCCCGCTGGACATTGAGTAAAAAGAAGGAATCACCGACGGAACTGGATACCCGCGGCGAACCGCCCCGTATCGGCGTTTTTGTCTGCTGCTGCGGCACCAACATCGCCGGGGTGGTCGACGTGCCGGCGGTGGTGGAATACGCCAGGACCCTGAAAGACGTCGTTTACGCCGAGAAGAACATGTTCAGCTGCTCCCAGGACACCCAGGACAACATGGCCAAAATCATCCGGGAGCAAAATCTCAACCGGGTGGTGGTCGCCGCCTGCACCCCCAAAACCCATGAATCGCTTTTCCAGGAAACCCTGACCAACGCCGGCCTGAACAAGTATGTATTTGAAATGGCCAACATCCGCAACCAGTGCTCCTGGGTCAACAAGGACAACCCGGAAGCCGCCACCGCCAAGTCAAAAGACCTGGTCCGCATGGCGGTGGCCAAGGCATCCCTCATCGAGCCCCTGACGGAAGCCGAACTGCAGATCAACCCGTCGGCCCTGGTGGTCGGCGGCGGCATTGCCGGCATTACCGCCGCGAAAACCCTTTCCGCGCAGGGCTACCACGTCTACCTGATTGAAAAAAGCAATCATCTCGGCGGCCAGGCCAGGCAGATTCAGGAAACCTGGCAGGGAGAAGATGTTCAGAAAAATCTCAACCGCCTGATCGAGGAGATCAAGGCCGACGACAAGATCGATATTTTCGCGAGCTCGGAGATTATCAAGGCGGACGGGTTCGTCGGCAACTACAAGGCCACCGTCCGGACCCCGGACAAGACAGTGGAGTTGGAGCACGGCGTCATCATTATCGCCTCCGGCGCCGGTGAGCTGAAACCGGATCAATATCTTTACGGGAAGGATCCGCGGGTGATGACCAGCCTGGAACTGGACCGTAAAATGATCGAAAAAGATCCGGCCCTGTCCCGGAAAAACACCGTCCTGTTTGTTCAATGCGTCGGTTCCCGGATCCCCGAACGGCCTTACTGCTCCAAGGTCTGCTGCACCCATTCCATCCGGAGCGCCCTGCGGCTGAAGGCCCTTAACCCGGAAACGGACGTCTATATTCTCTATCGGGACATGCGCTCCTACGGGTTACGGGAAGACCTGTACCGACAGGCCCGGGAGAAAGGGATCGTGTTTCTCCGTTATCGCGCCGAACAGGGGCCGGACGTGCGCGCGGAAGGCGGCTGTCTCAAAGTCCGCGTTGTCGACACCGTCCTCCGTCGCCCCCTGGAAATAACGCCGGATCTGATGGTGCTGGCCACGGCCGTCGTCCCCCCGGAAGACAATCCCCTGGCCCAGCAGTATAAAGTCACCCTGAACAACGACGGTTTCTTCATGGAGGCCCATGCCAAGCTGCGGCCGGTGGACTGCGCCACGGACGGTGTGTTCATCTGCGGCCTGGCCCACGCCCCCAAACCCATTGACGAGTCCGTTGCCCAGGCCACGGCGGCGGCCACGCGGGCGGTAACGCTCCTGGCCCGGAAGACCATCCGCACCAGCGGCACTGTTGCCGAGGTCGTTCCCTCGATATGCTGCAGCTGCGGAGTGTGCGTGTCCATCTGCCCCTACTCCGCCCCGTCCTTCATCGACAAGAGCGCCAGATTCAACCCCGGGAAAGCGACCATCAATCCGGCCCTGTGCAAGGGGTGCGGCCTTTGCGTGGCCTCCTGCCGGTCCGGGGCCATCCGCCTGAAGGGCTTTGACACGCAGCAGGTCCTGGCGCAGATCACGGCGCTGACCGAGGAGTAG
- the hmcD gene encoding sulfate respiration complex protein HmcD: MEPVYFTYQEFYTHTKGVVYVLMIAALIGFVFFWRFLTGKDDENKEI; the protein is encoded by the coding sequence ATGGAACCCGTTTATTTTACCTATCAGGAATTTTATACGCACACCAAGGGGGTGGTCTATGTTCTGATGATTGCCGCCCTGATCGGTTTTGTGTTCTTCTGGCGATTTCTGACCGGAAAAGACGACGAAAATAAGGAAATCTGA
- the xseA gene encoding exodeoxyribonuclease VII large subunit: MASPENTTGTVYSVSGLTAAIKHLLEKNFPIIWIEGEISNFRTAGSGHYYFTLKDDKAGIGAVMFAGQHRHLKFIPEDGLKVTGLGRISVYEPRGTYQIILEHMMPKGAGELLIAFEQLKKRLGEEGLFDPARKKPIPFMPATIGIISSPAGAVVHDIIQVATRRFPGLRIQIFPVAVQGKNAAREIAEAVALANQRAEAEVLVIARGGGSLEDLAPFNSEIVARAVYGSVIPVISAVGHETDFTICDFVADLRAPTPSAAAELMVPVRQDLLAARRGLHRRLVSAADKLLRRNREMLSSLLRRLADPRRHVQDIRLRLDDLMARMERMLKNSLRGRQTRLDWLNERLTGGQPARLLEDRRRSIELARAGLTRQTAAFIREKRHRLHTITATLTALDPTAVLERGYSIARTIPGGRVITTPLQVSAGDNLELRVARGIINCQVKPDRRETP; the protein is encoded by the coding sequence ATGGCGTCACCTGAAAACACCACCGGCACGGTTTATTCCGTATCCGGCCTGACGGCCGCGATCAAGCACCTGCTGGAGAAAAACTTCCCCATCATCTGGATTGAGGGCGAAATCTCCAATTTCCGGACCGCCGGGTCCGGTCACTACTACTTCACCCTTAAAGACGACAAGGCCGGCATCGGCGCCGTCATGTTCGCCGGCCAGCACCGTCACCTGAAGTTCATCCCGGAAGACGGCCTGAAGGTCACCGGGCTGGGCCGGATCAGCGTCTATGAGCCACGGGGAACCTATCAGATCATCCTGGAACATATGATGCCCAAGGGCGCCGGAGAACTCCTCATCGCCTTTGAACAACTCAAGAAAAGACTGGGGGAAGAAGGGTTGTTCGACCCGGCCCGCAAGAAACCGATTCCCTTCATGCCGGCCACCATCGGCATCATCTCCTCGCCCGCGGGAGCGGTAGTCCACGACATTATCCAGGTCGCCACCCGCCGCTTTCCCGGCCTGCGCATCCAGATTTTTCCCGTGGCGGTCCAGGGGAAAAACGCCGCCCGCGAGATAGCCGAAGCCGTGGCCCTGGCCAACCAGCGGGCCGAAGCGGAGGTGCTGGTCATCGCCCGGGGCGGCGGCAGCCTGGAGGATCTGGCGCCGTTCAACTCGGAGATCGTGGCCCGGGCCGTTTACGGATCCGTCATACCGGTCATATCGGCCGTGGGCCATGAAACGGATTTCACCATCTGCGACTTTGTCGCGGACCTGCGGGCCCCCACGCCTTCGGCCGCCGCCGAGTTGATGGTCCCGGTCCGGCAGGATCTGCTGGCGGCCCGCCGGGGACTGCACCGGCGACTGGTCAGCGCCGCCGACAAACTCCTTCGCCGCAACCGTGAAATGCTGTCCTCCCTGCTGCGCCGCCTGGCCGATCCCCGTCGTCATGTCCAGGATATCCGGCTGCGGCTGGATGACCTGATGGCCCGCATGGAACGGATGCTGAAGAACAGCCTCCGGGGCCGGCAGACCCGTCTGGACTGGCTGAATGAACGGCTGACCGGCGGACAGCCGGCCCGGCTGCTTGAAGACCGGCGGCGATCCATTGAACTTGCCCGTGCCGGCCTGACCCGGCAGACGGCCGCTTTTATCCGGGAAAAGCGCCACCGCCTGCATACCATCACCGCCACCCTTACCGCCCTTGACCCCACCGCCGTATTGGAAAGGGGATACAGCATTGCCCGGACAATTCCCGGCGGACGCGTCATCACAACCCCCCTGCAGGTATCCGCCGGCGACAACCTGGAGCTGCGGGTGGCCCGGGGAATCATCAACTGTCAAGTCAAACCGGACAGGAGGGAAACGCCATGA
- the xseB gene encoding exodeoxyribonuclease VII small subunit — MTQKKNFEQALQELETIVAEIESGDLPLETALKKFETGMKLSAACAEKLNEAEQKISLLLKNSAGEYVETPFIPDDSRNDS, encoded by the coding sequence ATGACACAGAAAAAGAATTTTGAACAGGCGCTGCAGGAACTGGAAACCATCGTGGCTGAAATCGAATCCGGCGATCTGCCGCTTGAAACCGCCCTGAAAAAATTTGAAACCGGCATGAAACTGTCCGCGGCCTGCGCGGAAAAACTGAACGAAGCGGAACAGAAAATCAGCCTGCTGCTGAAAAACAGCGCCGGCGAATACGTGGAGACGCCTTTTATTCCCGATGATAGCCGCAATGACAGCTAA
- the dxs gene encoding 1-deoxy-D-xylulose-5-phosphate synthase, whose translation MDLLKTINSPKDLKTLSVAELNKLALEIRELIVDVVSRTGGHLASSLGAVELAIAIHYVFNIPVDKVIWDVGHQAYAHKILTGRRDRFATLRQHGGLSGFTRRGESPFDVFSTGHSGTSVSAGLGLLCANDLRDDPASVIAVIGDGSLTAGLAYEGFNQAGYQHKDKNLIVILNDNEMSITRNVGAISSFLSRTLSATYLQEWRKELGELLRALPKIGDDIYQFAKRSEESFKTFVTPGMLFEAFNFEYFGPINGHNIKQLINILQNIREIREPVLLHVTTTKGKGYPPAEKNPVYFHGVGAFEKETGNCVPARRHSPTYTQVFGDTMVELAKNDQRIVAVTAAMPEGTGLTAFAEAFPDRFFDVGIAEQHGVTFAAGMAVEGLRPVVAIYSTFLQRAYDQIIHDVCLDALPVTFAIDRAGIVGEDGPTHHGLFDLSYLRSMPNMIVMAPADENELRRMLLTAVQHDGPAAVRYPRGRGPGAVIQPSIAPLPVGRGEVLQSGGDVLILAVGSTVCQALTAAGRLTEKGISATVVNCRFIKPLDTELICTLAEKIPRVVTVEESLLVGGFSSAVLEALNDAGTSGVSVRRLGIRDTFVEHGSQSELRSLYRIDADAVMAAALDLISSHES comes from the coding sequence GTGGATCTATTAAAAACCATCAACTCACCGAAAGACCTGAAAACGCTTTCCGTGGCCGAACTCAACAAACTGGCCCTGGAAATCAGAGAGTTGATCGTCGACGTGGTTTCCCGGACCGGCGGGCACCTGGCTTCCAGCCTGGGGGCCGTGGAACTGGCCATCGCCATCCATTACGTCTTCAACATTCCCGTGGACAAGGTCATCTGGGACGTGGGCCACCAGGCTTACGCCCACAAGATCCTGACCGGCCGGCGCGACCGCTTCGCCACCCTCCGCCAGCATGGCGGCCTGTCGGGTTTTACCCGCCGGGGGGAAAGCCCCTTTGACGTCTTTTCCACCGGTCACAGCGGCACCTCCGTTTCCGCCGGGCTCGGTTTACTCTGCGCCAACGACCTCCGGGACGACCCCGCCAGCGTCATCGCCGTCATCGGCGACGGTTCGCTTACCGCGGGCCTGGCCTATGAAGGATTCAACCAGGCCGGCTACCAGCACAAGGACAAAAATCTGATCGTCATTCTCAACGACAACGAAATGTCCATCACCCGCAATGTAGGCGCCATCTCCTCCTTTCTGAGCCGGACGCTGTCGGCCACTTACCTTCAGGAGTGGCGGAAAGAGTTGGGGGAACTGCTCCGGGCCCTGCCCAAGATAGGGGACGATATCTACCAGTTTGCCAAGCGCTCAGAAGAATCCTTTAAGACCTTCGTCACCCCGGGCATGCTGTTTGAAGCCTTCAACTTCGAATATTTCGGCCCCATCAACGGTCATAACATCAAGCAGCTGATTAATATCCTGCAAAACATCCGGGAAATCAGGGAACCGGTGCTGCTGCACGTCACCACAACCAAGGGTAAGGGTTATCCGCCGGCCGAGAAGAACCCGGTCTATTTTCACGGCGTCGGTGCCTTTGAAAAGGAAACCGGGAACTGCGTCCCCGCCCGAAGACACAGCCCCACCTACACCCAGGTCTTCGGCGACACCATGGTGGAGCTGGCGAAAAATGACCAGCGTATCGTGGCCGTGACCGCCGCCATGCCGGAAGGAACCGGACTGACCGCTTTTGCCGAAGCCTTTCCCGACCGCTTCTTCGACGTCGGCATCGCCGAGCAGCACGGCGTCACCTTTGCCGCCGGCATGGCCGTCGAGGGGCTGCGGCCGGTGGTGGCCATCTATTCCACCTTTCTCCAGCGGGCCTATGACCAGATCATCCACGATGTCTGCCTGGACGCCCTGCCGGTCACTTTTGCCATCGATCGGGCCGGTATCGTGGGCGAGGACGGCCCCACCCATCACGGCCTGTTCGACCTGTCCTACCTGCGCAGCATGCCCAACATGATTGTCATGGCGCCGGCCGATGAAAACGAGCTGAGGCGGATGCTGCTGACCGCAGTGCAGCATGACGGGCCGGCCGCGGTGCGATACCCCCGGGGACGCGGTCCGGGTGCGGTCATCCAGCCGAGCATCGCCCCCCTGCCCGTCGGTCGGGGCGAGGTGCTGCAGTCCGGCGGAGACGTGCTGATTCTGGCCGTGGGCAGCACCGTCTGCCAGGCCCTGACGGCCGCCGGCCGACTGACCGAGAAAGGCATATCGGCCACGGTGGTCAACTGCCGTTTCATCAAGCCCCTGGACACGGAATTGATCTGCACCCTGGCGGAGAAGATCCCCCGGGTGGTCACTGTCGAGGAGAGCCTGCTGGTCGGCGGATTTTCCAGCGCTGTCCTGGAAGCCTTAAATGACGCCGGCACTTCCGGCGTTTCCGTCAGACGGCTGGGCATCCGGGACACCTTCGTGGAACACGGTTCCCAGAGTGAACTCCGGTCCCTTTACCGGATCGACGCCGATGCCGTCATGGCGGCCGCCCTGGACCTGATCTCATCCCATGAGTCCTGA
- a CDS encoding CoB--CoM heterodisulfide reductase iron-sulfur subunit B family protein, giving the protein MKYSLFLGCNIPARVQHYELSARAVCNRLGIEIADNDQFKCCGYPVRNIDAGTSLLMAARNLALSEKTGLDMMVLCMCCFGNLKKAAHLIKNNPALRDEVNGALSKEGLTCTGTIGIRHFLSVLCHDIGISALKEKVVRPFKSIRIASHYGCHGLRPSDVTEFDNPVAPVLLDELVTVTGAVSVDWPLKLECCGAPMLGVNDGLSLDLTGRKLADAKRSGADYLCVACPYCQMQFGRVQQMMALQRQMEIGVLSVLFPQLLGLAMGIKGSELGMDRHVLDVSRIESLLE; this is encoded by the coding sequence ATGAAATATTCGTTATTTCTCGGGTGTAATATTCCGGCCAGAGTCCAGCACTATGAACTTTCGGCCAGGGCCGTGTGCAACCGGCTGGGAATCGAAATCGCCGACAACGACCAATTCAAATGCTGCGGCTATCCGGTCCGGAACATCGACGCCGGGACCTCCCTGCTCATGGCCGCGCGCAACCTGGCCCTGTCGGAAAAGACGGGCCTGGACATGATGGTGCTGTGCATGTGCTGCTTCGGCAATTTGAAGAAAGCCGCCCACCTGATCAAAAACAACCCGGCCCTCCGGGATGAAGTCAACGGAGCACTGTCCAAAGAAGGCCTGACCTGTACGGGAACAATCGGCATCCGGCATTTTCTGTCCGTTCTGTGCCATGACATCGGCATCAGCGCGCTGAAAGAAAAAGTGGTCCGGCCGTTTAAAAGCATTCGCATCGCGTCGCACTACGGATGTCACGGGCTGAGGCCCAGCGACGTCACTGAATTCGACAATCCCGTCGCGCCGGTTCTGCTCGATGAACTGGTCACGGTCACCGGCGCCGTCAGCGTCGACTGGCCGTTAAAGCTGGAATGCTGCGGCGCTCCCATGCTGGGCGTCAACGACGGGCTTTCCCTGGACCTGACCGGAAGAAAACTTGCCGATGCCAAGCGGTCCGGGGCCGATTATCTATGCGTCGCCTGTCCCTATTGTCAGATGCAGTTCGGCCGGGTCCAGCAGATGATGGCCTTGCAGCGCCAGATGGAAATCGGTGTCTTGAGCGTTTTATTTCCCCAGCTTCTCGGGCTTGCCATGGGCATCAAGGGAAGCGAACTGGGGATGGACAGGCATGTCCTCGATGTCAGCAGAATCGAATCATTACTGGAATAG